The following proteins are co-located in the Carassius carassius chromosome 39, fCarCar2.1, whole genome shotgun sequence genome:
- the LOC132121388 gene encoding bifunctional 3'-phosphoadenosine 5'-phosphosulfate synthase 2-like, with product MSGIKKQRTDLQRATNVVYQAHHVSRSKRGQVVGTRGGFRGCTVWLTGLSGAGKTTIGFALEEYLVSHAIPCYSLDGDNIRHGLNKNLGFTATDREENIRRIAEVAKLFADAGLVCITSFISPFTKDRNDARKIHETAGLPFFEVFVNAPLEVCESRDVKGLYKKARAGEIKAFTGIDSDYEKPEAPELVLKTGELTVNDCIQQLVDLLKEQDIVPTGVTEEVNELFVPENMLDLVLSDANILPTVTITELDLQWVQVLAEGWVTPLRGFMREREFLQVLHFGTLLDGGVINMSVPIVLPVSKDDKKRLDGCAAFALEFKGQKVAIMRNPEFYEHRKEERCARQWGTTCPQHPYIKMVMESGDWLAGGDLEVFERIRWNDGLDQYRLTPRELRQKFKEMRADAIFAFQLRNPVHNGHALLMQDTKRRLLERGYKKPVLLLHPLGGWTKEDDVPLNWRMKQHSAVLDEGVLDPENTIVAIFPSPMMYAGPTEVQWHCRARMIAGANFYIVGRDPAGMPHPETKRDLYEPTHGGKVLTMAPGLTSLEIIPFRVAAYNKVKKAMDFYDTERHGEFEFISGTRMRSLARSGENPPDGFMAPKAWKVLAEYYSSLQKDQ from the exons ATGTCTGGAATTAAAAAGCAAAGAACG GATCTGCAGAGAGCAACCAATGTTGTGTACCAGGCTCACCATGTGAGTAGAAGCAAGCGTGGCCAGGTGGTTGGGACCAGAGGTGGATTTCGTGGATGTACTGTCTGGCTGACAG GGCTGTCTGGTGCTGGAAAGACTACAATTGGATTTGCTTTAGAAGAATATCTAGTTTCTCATGCCATTCCTTGCTACTCACTTGATGGTGACAATATTCGACATGGCCTAAATAAGAACTTGGGCTTCACGGCCACAGACAGAGAAGAGAACATTAGACGTATTGCTGAGGTGGCCAAACTGTTCGCCGATGCCGGACTGGTTTGCATCACTAGCTTCATTTCTCCGTTTACAAAG GATCGAAATGATGCCAGGAAGATCCATGAGACTGCGGGTCTGCCATTCTTCGAGGTGTTTGTAAATGCCCCACTGGAGGTGTGTGAGAGCAGAGATGTCAAAGGACTTTATAAAAAGGCCCGTGCTGGAGAGATTAAAG CTTTTACGGGAATAGACTCAGACTATGAGAAACCTGAAGCCCCTGAGCTTGTGTTGAAGACGGGAGAGCTCACTGTCAATGACTGCATTCAGCAGCTGGTGGATCTCTTGAAGGAACAG GATATTGTGCCCACTGGTGTGACAGAAGAAGTGAATGAGCTCTTTGTTCCTGAAAACATGCTGGACCTGGTGCTGAGTGACGCCAATATACTCCCCACTGTAACCATCACAGAG CTGGATTTGCAGTGGGTACAGGTTCTAGCGGAGGGCTGGGTGACTCCACTGAGGGGATTCATGAGGGAGAGGGAATTCCTGCAAGTCTTGCACTTTGGAACTTTGCTTGATG GGGGAGTCATCAACATGTCTGTTCCCATTGTGCTGCCCGTATCCAAGGATGACAAAAAGAGGCTGGACGGTTGCGCTGCTTTTGCCCTGGAGTTCAAAGGTCAAAAGGTGGCAATCATGCGCAACCCCGAGTTTTATGAACATCGTAAAGAAGAGAGATGTGCCAGGCAGTGGGGGACAACATGCCCCCAACATCCATACATCAAG ATGGTAATGGAGAGTGGAGATTGGCTGGCTGGTGGAGATCTGGAGGTGTTTGAGAGAATTAGGTGGAATGATGGTCTTGACCAATACCGTCTCACGCCACGGGAGCTAAGACAGAAATTTAAAGAAATGAGAGCAG ATGCCATTTTTGCATTCCAGTTGCGTAATCCTGTGCACAACGGCCATGCGCTCCTGATGCAGGACACTAAGCGGCGTCTGCTGGAGCGAGGCTACAAAAAGCCTGTGCTGCTGCTGCACCCTCTGGGTGGCTGGACCAAAGAGGATGATGTACCGCTGAACTGGCGCATGAAACAGCATTCTGCTGTCCTGGACGAAGGAGTGCTGGATCCAGAGAACACCATTGTGGCCATTTTCCCCTCACCCATGATGTATGCTGGGCCTACAGAG GTACAGTGGCATTGTCGGGCCAGGATGATTGCTGGGGCCAACTTTTACATTGTAGGACGAGATCCAGCAGGTATGCCTCATCCGGAAACAAAGAGGGACCTGTATGAGCCCACACACGGTGGAAAAGTGCTGACCATGGCGCCAGGCCTCACCTCTCTAGAGATTATTCCCTTCAGAGTTGCTGCATACAACAAAGTTAAGAAGGCCATGGATTTCTATGACACGGAAAG ACATGGTGAATTCGAGTTCATCTCGGGAACCAGAATGCGGAGCCTTGCCCGCAGCGGGGAGAACCCCCCCGATGGTTTCATGGCCCCCAAAGCTTGGAAAGTCCTAGCTGAGTATTACAGTTCTCTGCAGAAGGACCAGTGA
- the LOC132121387 gene encoding outer mitochondrial transmembrane helix translocase-like has translation MVLKEIPTDNITRPLGRNEVIGLLFRLTIFGAVTYFTIKWMVDAIDPTRKQKLEAQKQAEKLMRQIGVQNVKLSEYEMSIAAHLVDPLTMQITWYDIAGLDEVITELKDTVILPIQKRHLFVGSRLLQPPKGVLLYGPPGCGKTLIAKATAKEAGFRFINLQPSTLTDKWYGESQKLAASVFSLAIKLQPSIIFIDEIDSFLRSRSSSDHEATAMMKAQFMSLWDGLDTDYNCQVIIMGATNRPQDLDSAILRRMPTRFHISQPNVKQRKDILKLILKNENVESAVDFGEIAKQTDGFSGSDLREVCRDAALLCVRDFVHQESPDEDFIRPIRQEDLQRAIGKMRKSKSAGLQEAFMHVPLD, from the exons ATGGTACTGAAAGAGATTCCAACAGACAACATCACTCGCCCTTTGGGCCGGAACGAGGTCATAGGTCTACTCTTTCGCCTCACAATATTTGGTGCCGTcacatattttacaataaagtGGATGGTGGATGCCATTGATCCAACAAGAAAACAGAAACTTGAGGCACAAAAACAG GCCGAGAAACTCATGCGGCAGATTGGAGTACAGAATGTGAAGCTTTCTGAATATGAGATGAGCATCGCAGCTCATCTTGTGGATCCTCTAACTATGCAG ATTACATGGTATGACATTGCAGGCCTGGATGAAGTCATAACTGAACTGAAAGACACCGTTATACTTCCGATCCAGAAGAGACATCTGTTTGTAGGATCCAGGCTTCTTCAGCCACCCAAAG GTGTGTTGCTGTATGGGCCTCCAGGCTGTGGGAAAACACTTATAGCCAAAGCTACGGCCAAAGAGGCTGGATTCCGGTTCATTAACCTGCAGCCTTCCACTCTCACTGACAAATGGTACGGGGAATCCCAGAAACTAGCTGCTTCTGTCTTTTCCCTGGCCATCAAGCTACAGCCCTCTATTATCTTCATCGATGAGATCG ATTCCTTTTTGAGGAGTCGCTCAAGTTCAGATCATGAGGCCACCGCTATGATGAAGGCTCAGTTCATGAGCTTATGGGACGGACTGGATACTGACTACAACTGCCAG GTCATAATAATGGGAGCCACCAATCGGCCACAAGATCTTGATTCTGCAATACTCCGAAGGATGCCCACAAGATTCCACATCAGTCAGCCT AATGTCAAGCAAAGGAAAGACATATTGAAACTGATCCTCAAGAATGAGAAT GTTGAGTCTGCTGTGGACTTTGGTGAAATTGCAAAACAGACCGATGGGTTCTCAGGAAGTGACCTCAGAGAGGTGTGCCGAGATGCTGCTCTGCTTTGTGTGCGTGACTTTGTGCACCAAGAAAG TCCAGATGAAGACTTCATCCGTCCCATCAGGCAGGAAGACTTGCAGAGGGCAATTGGGAAGATGAGGAAGTCCAAATCTGCAGGACTGCAAGAGGCGTTTATGCATGTACCACTGGACTGA